The following coding sequences are from one Panicum hallii strain FIL2 chromosome 5, PHallii_v3.1, whole genome shotgun sequence window:
- the LOC112891744 gene encoding uncharacterized protein LOC112891744, with product MAAEAATAGDRRRRSRSPAGGTAAGNDDGEEQHLNPFLDAAPSASSRVQFRNVASRARWVEEAGAAEVVESKGKLWLTTGVTRGGKLCYNVEEIGFLVERGALIFLNDKDETIGTEAIYEKIAGGKYGCSWDAFQAYKHLKSLGYIVGRYGVPWTMKNSGTCDTTVPPSVVHTDQSFNRVDGTCSNITKLLKEMHIDEISPSFEVYLPNSKFKKSSPGAPSFLLCLLRNKPPSRIELEMVENNFGGIPLKYCHVDNGRVSFLSFDKVALPRLP from the exons ATGGCGGCGGAGGCAGCGACCGCTGGCGACCGCCGCAGGAGGAGCCGCTCTCCAGCGGGTGGCACCGCTGCCGGAAACGATGATGGCGAGGAGCAGCATCTCAACCCCTTCCTCGACGCAGCTCCATCCGCCTCCTCGAGGGTCCAGTTCAG GAATGTGGCCTCACGCGCGCGGTGGGTGGAAGAGGCCGGTGCCGCAGAGGTGGTGGAGAGCAAGGGCAAGCTGTGGCTGACCACCGGCGTCACCCGGGGCGGCAAGCTGTGCTACAACGTCGAGGAGATAGG GTTCTTGGTTGAAAGGGGTGCCTTGATTTTTCTCAATGACAAGGATGAAACGATAGGAACAGAAGCCATTTATGAAAAGATTGCTGGAGGAAAATATGGGTGTTCCTGGGATGCCTTCCAAGCTTATAAGCACTTGAAATCGCTTGGTTATATTGTTGGACGATATGGTGTCCCCTGGACGATGAAGAATAGCGGTACTTGTGATACTACTGTTCCTCCCAGTGTGGTGCACACTGATCAGAGCTTCAATAGAGTTGACGGCACCTGCAGTAACATAACCAAATTGCTGAAGGAAATGCACATTGATGAGATATCTCCATCCTTTGAAGTGTATTTGCCTAACAGCAAATTTAAAAAATCATCCCCAGGCGCCCCTAGTTTCCTCTTATGTCTGTTAAG GAATAAGCCCCCCTCAAGGATTGAATTGGAAATGGTGGAAAACAATTTTGGGGGTATTCCTCTCAAGTATTGCCATGTGGATAATGGGCGGGTCAGCTTTCTTTCATTCGACAAAGTTGCTCTTCCAAGATTGCCCTGA